One window from the genome of Candidatus Chlorohelix allophototropha encodes:
- a CDS encoding DoxX family protein, whose amino-acid sequence MVKQTSDKVASQQVDTLVEHEVETTLEGKLTPEMVEQFQKEVFAWKKAYFKRHPIKGALIAAFVTLRIFYGLFFLYAFYQKFSKRWMTTDTMQKHFRQRYEELEPNSFSARYLKFFGLPFYKPIAWVLVPSQLIIALNMVSGTATRKTGVLSLFILLNIAAGGYGNPTLPPFIVNAIFLSVLPSGQWLGFDRKLHERYPNNSLFV is encoded by the coding sequence TTGGTTAAGCAAACAAGTGACAAGGTAGCATCCCAACAGGTTGATACATTAGTAGAGCACGAAGTTGAAACCACGCTTGAGGGAAAGCTTACACCGGAGATGGTGGAACAGTTCCAGAAAGAGGTTTTTGCTTGGAAAAAGGCTTACTTTAAACGCCACCCTATAAAAGGCGCGTTGATCGCAGCTTTTGTGACATTGCGTATTTTCTACGGTTTATTCTTTCTGTATGCTTTTTACCAGAAATTCTCAAAACGTTGGATGACTACGGATACTATGCAGAAACATTTCCGACAGCGTTATGAAGAATTAGAACCAAATTCATTCTCGGCGCGCTATCTGAAATTTTTTGGTCTCCCCTTCTACAAACCAATTGCTTGGGTTTTGGTGCCTAGCCAATTAATAATTGCGCTGAACATGGTCTCTGGAACTGCTACAAGGAAAACCGGAGTTTTATCACTCTTTATACTATTGAATATTGCTGCGGGTGGTTACGGCAATCCCACCTTACCTCCGTTCATAGTAAACGCTATCTTTCTGTCAGTATTGCCCTCCGGTCAATGGCTAGGATTTGACCGAAAGCTTCACGAACGGTACCCAAACAATTCTTTGTTCGTTTAG
- a CDS encoding methylated-DNA--[protein]-cysteine S-methyltransferase, whose product MPNLLVDRIDSPIGEIIIVVENNRLCALDYTGYEARMFKLLQQRYENTQLQESPDPCGFSSLLRAYLAGDFNCLNSILVNPGGTPFQQMVWAALRDIPAGEVASYGKVAAKLGKPNAARAVGLANSLNPIAIVIPCHRVIGANATLTGYAGGLERKRWLLQHEKAILKPLMLDL is encoded by the coding sequence TTGCCTAACTTGTTGGTTGATCGAATAGATTCTCCAATTGGAGAAATAATAATCGTAGTAGAGAACAACCGCCTGTGCGCACTGGATTATACCGGCTATGAGGCACGTATGTTCAAATTGTTGCAACAACGCTACGAAAATACCCAACTTCAAGAAAGTCCCGACCCGTGTGGTTTCAGCAGTTTATTACGCGCTTATCTAGCGGGAGACTTTAATTGCCTTAATTCAATCCTCGTAAATCCCGGCGGCACACCTTTTCAACAAATGGTATGGGCAGCCTTGCGAGATATACCGGCGGGAGAAGTTGCCTCTTACGGCAAAGTGGCGGCAAAATTGGGTAAGCCCAACGCAGCACGCGCAGTTGGTTTGGCAAATTCGCTTAACCCTATCGCAATTGTGATACCCTGCCACAGAGTAATCGGGGCAAACGCCACCCTTACCGGCTATGCGGGCGGGCTTGAGCGCAAACGCTGGTTGCTTCAGCACGAAAAAGCCATTTTAAAACCGCTAATGTTAGATCTGTAA